The nucleotide sequence ATATAATAAATCTTTTTTTTTTTTCATATCCATAAGACCTAGATAACATGCAAATTCTTCACAGAAAAGATAACAAAATCCGCTTAGAACCATGGTTTCTCCATAATTAGAGTCTATATCTTCTATAAGTTTAGGGAATGCATTCAGGTATGTTTGCGCCAGTTTGTCACCAGCAATAAAAGAATTCGCCTTTGACTTTATCAAATAAAGGCAAAATAGGAATGAACGCTGAAGAAATTCCATTGTATCAGGGAAATAGGTTCCATAGAGCCAGTTATAAGTCTCTGCAAAGTAGTTAAATAAAAGCAGATAAAATCCAACTGCGTCAAAGTATTTGAGCAGTTTCCTGCCATTATGTGTTAGACTGTATTTCCCTTTCTGTAACTTGATAAAGCCAGTATCATTTAGAAAGTACTTTGACCTCTGAATATCCTTAACATCATCCTCCTTCATCGGTTTACTGTGGCTTGTGGAATTGTCTTTTACGAAGGTTTCATAAAAGTCCTGAACAATGGCCCTTGGAAGATTCCCTCTTTGTGTGGCCTTTAAACCCTTCTCCTGCTCCCCAATCTTATTAAGAATATAATGACATTGCTTTAAGGCAGGAACATCTTGTACTGACAATGCAGGGAGATTTCTATTAATCTTAAGAATATGACCATTCCCGTCAATGTCATTGTTTAACATTGAATTCATCTGGATAGGGGAAAGGCCAAGAAATTCCTTTAAAGGAGCATTGTTTCTTGCCTTCATATGTTCATTTATAGATGCCTGAAGCTCTTCTTTAGACTGAAACTCCCGCCCTTCAGCAAGTTTATTCATATCATGAATGGCCTTTGTCGCAAGGTTAGGATTGTCCATATATTCCATGAAGGTTGGTGATGGACTTTTTTCATGATCCCAGTTATCCATCATATCCTGATAGTCTTTCAACGCATCCTCATTGAACATCTCCCCTGAGACAATGGTATCTTTCAAAAGACAGCACTTCTTATATTTCTTCCCGCTTCCGCATGGACATGGTTCATTTC is from Spirochaetota bacterium and encodes:
- a CDS encoding SEC-C metal-binding domain-containing protein, translating into MTEKFGRNEPCPCGSGKKYKKCCLLKDTIVSGEMFNEDALKDYQDMMDNWDHEKSPSPTFMEYMDNPNLATKAIHDMNKLAEGREFQSKEELQASINEHMKARNNAPLKEFLGLSPIQMNSMLNNDIDGNGHILKINRNLPALSVQDVPALKQCHYILNKIGEQEKGLKATQRGNLPRAIVQDFYETFVKDNSTSHSKPMKEDDVKDIQRSKYFLNDTGFIKLQKGKYSLTHNGRKLLKYFDAVGFYLLLFNYFAETYNWLYGTYFPDTMEFLQRSFLFCLYLIKSKANSFIAGDKLAQTYLNAFPKLIEDIDSNYGETMVLSGFCYLFCEEFACYLGLMDMKKKKDLLYRREFQFKTTELFNKLIIWKLPIGSA